Sequence from the Parvicella tangerina genome:
TACCATTTGATCGCATCTGTTGAAGAGATCAATTGCTTTGTAAAACCAAGTGCTTTTACAGGTACTTTTTCAGCGGAAATCTTATACTCCTTCTCAAACTTATTTTGAGCCAATGTAGAAAGGCAGGTGACGATAAGAGAAACAAATAGTATTAGTCGCATGAAGTTCTATCTAAATCGGTTCAAAATTAAACAAAATCAACGCACTTTGTTAGACGTCAAAATCACATACTTCTCCATTGAGTTCCGTCTCAACAGTATAGTGCTTAAAACCGTATGTTTTGAGCGCATCTTTTACTTGCCGTTTGATATACACTACTTGATCTATGGTAAGTCCATTTTCTAACTTAAGATGAGAGGAGAAAACATGATGTTCGCCTTCAAGTGACCATATATGGGTGTGATGCATGGAAGATATGCCATTTATCGTTTGGATGTCTTTTTCTATTGCATTAAGGTCAACCCCTCTTGGAACGCCTTGAAGAAAAAGGTGAAGCGTCTCACGAAGTCGTTTGATTACACCATAAGAAATGTAGAGCATAATCGTGATGGAGAGAGCTGGGTCTAACCACCAGATGTACTTGAATTTCAAGATAATCGCACCAATCAATATGGCGGTCCAACCCAACACATCTTCCAACAGGTGCCAGGAGACCACTTGTTCATTAAGCGATTTCCCACTTTTCATTTTCCATGCAGCGAAGCCATTAATAGCAACCCCTAGTAGAGCGAACAGAAGCATCCCATCCACATTAGGCGCTTCAGGATGAACCAGACGATCAATGGCTTCTCTTAACACGATCACGGCTCCAAGAACTAATACTAAACTGTTGATCAAAGCGCCTAGAAGTGAGAACCTGGCATATCCAAATGAGTATTTTTGATCTGCTTGTTGCTTTGATTTCTTGTCAAGATACCACGCAAGACCTAAGGAAAAACTATCGCCAAGATCATGAATCGCATCAGAAAGAATGGCCACACTGTTCACCAGCAGACCTCCAACAATCTCAATAACCGTAAAAGAGATGTTTAAAAAAAATGCAAGCTTTAGGTTTTTGCCGCTGGAATGATCATGGTCATGAGACATAAAACAAATGTAATTGAAATGAGAGAGTAATGTTTACAAATAGTTGATGTTTTCAATTGTTATCAATCAGTTTTTACTACTTTAGAATTGTCAATCAAGGCAATTATGGAAGAAGAAAATTCAAACCCAAACTCAGAAGAGCAAAAGAATAGAGTAGAGCACGATCCTACTAAAATTGACATCGGAACGGATGACCTCGTCAACCTACCAAGATCGATAATAAACTTCTTTAAAGATATCATTACGATCAAGGATGAAATTGAGATTGACAGTACCATAACATCGATTAAGCAGAACATGGTTTTTAGAGGTTCGGCCATCTGGATCTTGATCTGTTCGATCATTGTAGCTTCCGTAGGGCTTAACTTTAATTCCGTTGCCGTCATCGTGGGTGCCATGTTAATTTCACCACTCATGGGTCCTATTAGAGGAGTTGGACTGGCGTTAGCAACAAATGATTTTAAGACGTTGGTTTCTGGTTTGAAGAACTTCGGAGTGATGGTGGCAGTGAGTATTATTACGGCATATATCTATTTTAAGTTCACACCAATCAAAGAAGATACATCAGAGTTGCTCGGAAGAGTAAAGCCTCAGGCTTTTGATATTCTAATTGCATTTTTTGGTGGTTTAGCGGGGATTGTAGCTTCCGCTTCTAATAATAAAAGTGCTGCCATGACCATTGTGCCTGGAGTAGCCATCGCTACCGCATTGATGCCTCCGTTGTGTACCTTGAGTTACGGTTTGGCAATTAATGAGTGGAATTATGCTCTTGGGGCATTCTATCTTTTCTTGTTAAACTCTGTTTTCATTTGTTTATCAACTGTAGTCTTATTGAGAGTACTGAAATTCCCAAAAGTGGATTTCGTCAACCCAAAAACGGAACGAAAAGTGAAGATCTACACGTTTGTAGTACTTTTATTGATCATTATTCCGAGCGTTTATAAAACCGTACAGATCGTAAGAGCATCTATCTTTGAGAGTCAGGCAAACGAGTATGTTTCTCAAGTCGTTTTGGCGGATAATCCTTACTCTTATGATGTTGATGTTGATTATAATGATGGGTCTCCTATCATTACCGTTTATTCAAATGGCGCGGAGATTAGTCAGGAACTGAAAGATCAATGGAATGCTCAGTTACCTCATTATTTTGAAGATGCAAAACTAAAGTTCAAAGAAAAAACACCCGATAATTCACATATTGAAAGTATCGCTGAACTTAAAGCAAAACTGTCACTTGCTCAGGAGCAAAACTTTAAATTGAATGAAGCGAATGTTTTGCTCAATGATAAAGTGAAAAAATATGAAGATACTAAGCTCAATGTAAAAGAGCTAGGGGTAAGAGTTAAGAGTCAATATCCTGCGGTTAAGGAAGTGTTTTACGGTAAGGGGATGAATTATAACATCAATGGAAAGCTCGATACAGCCTATACCTTTACGATAGAATGGAAAGATTCGGTCAATATCAATTACATCAACTATTACGCACCAAAACTAAAGGATATGTTGGTAACGGAATTGGAAATTGCAGATTCCACAGCAGTGGGAAAAACGATCAAAGTGATATGGTAAGTGAATACATCGATGAACTCAGAAAACTCTTCGAAGAAAATAAAAATAAAGAAATTGCCGTTGGTCAGAAAGCCTATTTAAAAGATCTTTTTGAGTTCTACGGAATCAAAACTCCCGTGAGAAGAGAAATGACTAAACCTTTTATGGCTAAAGCACATCTTCCGTCTAAAAAGGAGGCAATCGCTATTGTAAAAGAATGCTGGAATCAACCAGAACGAGAGTTTCAGATGTTTGGTCTTGATCTGATACTGAAGTATAGTAAAAAGTTAGACAAGGAGGATATCTCGCTGTTGGAGTGGCTGGTAACGCATAAGTCATGGTGGGATACTGTAGATATGCTGGCAACCAAAGGAGTTGGAGATTATTTTAAGAAGTTTCCTGAGGAAAGACTTAAGTATGTGGAGAAGTGGTGTGCTCAAGAGAACATCTGGCTACGCAGAATAGCCATTCTATTTCAACTAAAATACAAGAAAGACACAGACCTCGAGCTATTGACCAATGTCATCGAAAAAAACTTGGGATCTAAAGAATTTTTTATCAATAAAGCAATTGGTTGGATGTTGAGAGAGTATAGCAGGGTAGATCCGTTATGGGTGCTCGGTTTTGTGGAAGATCACCCCAATTTGAGTAATTTGAGTATAAAGGAAGCTACTCGTTTAATTAACGCAAATGCCTGAGTTAATTAACCAAATAGAAAACTACTTTGATGTATCTGGTAAGCAGGCTCTTCAAATAGAGGAATTGTTCAAACCGGTCATACTTAAAGCTGGTGACTTTTACTTGAAAGAATGTCAGGTACACAAAAAGCTCGCGTTTGTAATGGAAGGTTTTTTGCGAATTCATCGGTATACAGAAAGCAAGTCGGTAACGCAATGGATCTCATCACCTGGTGAGTTTGTGACAGACTTGGCTGTGTTGTCTTTTGATTCTCCGGCAAGGTGGAATATTGAGGCTGTTACCGATGTTAAACTACTTGAAATGGATGCGAAAACCTATGCTCAAATCGATGCTTTAATTCCCAATTGGCCTAAAATTGAGAAGCTATTTATCGCAAAATGCTTTCTGACGCTTGAAGATCGCATATTTTCATTCATTTCAATGTCCGCTGAAGAAAGATACCAGATGTTATTTGACTATAAAAAGGAGTTACTCAATGCTGTGCCTCATCATTACATTGCGTCAATGATCGGAATGACGCCAGAAACATTAAGTAGGATTCGCAAAAAGGTCGTTTCTTGATTTATATCAATGGAAACTAAGTTTTAACTCCTGAAATTTGCTTCATCAATCATAAACAGAAAGATGAAAGCAGAAATTTTAACAGAGATTCAGATTAACGCAAGTCCTGAAAGAGTCTGGGAAATACTAACAAAAACCGAAGATTACCCCAATTGGAATCCTTTTGTGAAGTCCGTAACAGGTCAATTGAAAAAAGGGGAGAAAATTACCGTCAAATTACTAGGAATGACTTTTAAGCCTGTTGTTCAAGAGGTTAATGTAAACCAGAGTTTTTCATGGATCGGAAAACTTGGAGTTAAAGGAATTTTTGACGGCCACCACCAGTTTGAGTTAGCTCCAAATAATGCGGGAACTTTGTTCATACACAAAGAATACTTTAATGGTTTATTAACGAAGTGGTTCATGAGGAAGAAAGCTGATGAAACTAAAGCGGCATTTGAAGCGATGAACAATGCATTAAAATTAAGAGCAGAGTCTAATTAGATGCTTAATTCTCTTATATTTGAATCAAAGTTGGATTCATGAACAAACACACATTTAAGGCAGTTTTACAAGCTGATGGCTGGAAAGAAAATGTAACGATTACGTTAGATAATGATGGGATGATCTCAGCCATCGAACAAAATGCAGAAGAAAAGGGAAAAGAATGGAACAACTTTGTACTACCTGGTTTTCAGAATGCACATTCTCATGCTTTCCAATATGCAATGGCGGGTAAGGGTGAGCAGCACCAAAGTGCTGATTCTGGTGATGATTTTTGGACCTGGCGAGAACAAATGTATGGATTAGCGTTAAACATTGGTCCAGACGAAGCTTATTCAATTGCCAATCGATTATATAGGAACATGCTAGCTAATGGATACACATCCGTTGCCGAGTTTCATTATGTCCATCATCAACCAGATGGAAGTCCGTATGACAATGTAGAAGAAATGGGAGAGGCGATGCTCTATGCCGCTAAAGATGCTGGGATTAAAATAACGCTAATTCCTATCTTCTATCAGATGGGTGGTTTCGGAAAGTCACCGAATGAGCGTCAAAAAAGATTTATTTCTTCTTCAGTTGATGATTATTTGCGACTGCACGATGCTACTGAACAAGCGGTAAGACAATATGATAACGCTAATATAGCCGTGGGTATTCATTCCATGAGAGGGGTGAAACACGAGGACATTATAGAGGTTTCAAAGGCGCTGGGAGGGGATATGCCTTTTCATATTCATATTTCCGAGCAACTTCAGGAAGTTGAAGATTGTCAGGCTTTTTTAGGTTGCCGACCGGTAGAATGGATGTTGGATAATATTGAAATGAACGA
This genomic interval carries:
- a CDS encoding cation diffusion facilitator family transporter; its protein translation is MSHDHDHSSGKNLKLAFFLNISFTVIEIVGGLLVNSVAILSDAIHDLGDSFSLGLAWYLDKKSKQQADQKYSFGYARFSLLGALINSLVLVLGAVIVLREAIDRLVHPEAPNVDGMLLFALLGVAINGFAAWKMKSGKSLNEQVVSWHLLEDVLGWTAILIGAIILKFKYIWWLDPALSITIMLYISYGVIKRLRETLHLFLQGVPRGVDLNAIEKDIQTINGISSMHHTHIWSLEGEHHVFSSHLKLENGLTIDQVVYIKRQVKDALKTYGFKHYTVETELNGEVCDFDV
- a CDS encoding DUF389 domain-containing protein, with amino-acid sequence MEEENSNPNSEEQKNRVEHDPTKIDIGTDDLVNLPRSIINFFKDIITIKDEIEIDSTITSIKQNMVFRGSAIWILICSIIVASVGLNFNSVAVIVGAMLISPLMGPIRGVGLALATNDFKTLVSGLKNFGVMVAVSIITAYIYFKFTPIKEDTSELLGRVKPQAFDILIAFFGGLAGIVASASNNKSAAMTIVPGVAIATALMPPLCTLSYGLAINEWNYALGAFYLFLLNSVFICLSTVVLLRVLKFPKVDFVNPKTERKVKIYTFVVLLLIIIPSVYKTVQIVRASIFESQANEYVSQVVLADNPYSYDVDVDYNDGSPIITVYSNGAEISQELKDQWNAQLPHYFEDAKLKFKEKTPDNSHIESIAELKAKLSLAQEQNFKLNEANVLLNDKVKKYEDTKLNVKELGVRVKSQYPAVKEVFYGKGMNYNINGKLDTAYTFTIEWKDSVNINYINYYAPKLKDMLVTELEIADSTAVGKTIKVIW
- a CDS encoding DNA alkylation repair protein; translation: MVSEYIDELRKLFEENKNKEIAVGQKAYLKDLFEFYGIKTPVRREMTKPFMAKAHLPSKKEAIAIVKECWNQPEREFQMFGLDLILKYSKKLDKEDISLLEWLVTHKSWWDTVDMLATKGVGDYFKKFPEERLKYVEKWCAQENIWLRRIAILFQLKYKKDTDLELLTNVIEKNLGSKEFFINKAIGWMLREYSRVDPLWVLGFVEDHPNLSNLSIKEATRLINANA
- a CDS encoding Crp/Fnr family transcriptional regulator — protein: MPELINQIENYFDVSGKQALQIEELFKPVILKAGDFYLKECQVHKKLAFVMEGFLRIHRYTESKSVTQWISSPGEFVTDLAVLSFDSPARWNIEAVTDVKLLEMDAKTYAQIDALIPNWPKIEKLFIAKCFLTLEDRIFSFISMSAEERYQMLFDYKKELLNAVPHHYIASMIGMTPETLSRIRKKVVS
- a CDS encoding SRPBCC domain-containing protein, giving the protein MKAEILTEIQINASPERVWEILTKTEDYPNWNPFVKSVTGQLKKGEKITVKLLGMTFKPVVQEVNVNQSFSWIGKLGVKGIFDGHHQFELAPNNAGTLFIHKEYFNGLLTKWFMRKKADETKAAFEAMNNALKLRAESN
- the hutF gene encoding formimidoylglutamate deiminase, translated to MNKHTFKAVLQADGWKENVTITLDNDGMISAIEQNAEEKGKEWNNFVLPGFQNAHSHAFQYAMAGKGEQHQSADSGDDFWTWREQMYGLALNIGPDEAYSIANRLYRNMLANGYTSVAEFHYVHHQPDGSPYDNVEEMGEAMLYAAKDAGIKITLIPIFYQMGGFGKSPNERQKRFISSSVDDYLRLHDATEQAVRQYDNANIAVGIHSMRGVKHEDIIEVSKALGGDMPFHIHISEQLQEVEDCQAFLGCRPVEWMLDNIEMNEGYHLVHATHLNQREIIGIAKSGANVVICPSTEGNLGDGIFPLRDFHQHGGKWSIGTDSHVGLNPFEELRILDYGQRLISHRRNVMIGNGYTDSGQFAINQVTLAGRKAMNNFEEHYFEIGQEFDACLVNANFATLQDFNFDSLASQIVYTADRSAIDGVFVKGEWTATIR